One part of the Solea solea chromosome 16, fSolSol10.1, whole genome shotgun sequence genome encodes these proteins:
- the snrnp25 gene encoding U11/U12 small nuclear ribonucleoprotein 25 kDa protein yields MEEQSPDTETAAGVAQCVKEEEEEEEEKKKEVEEKENQAEEEEEEEDVEALPHSEILDIFEEGLAQLVQDPLLCDLPIQVTLEEVNSQIALEYGQAMTVRVLKADGDVMPIVVVQNATVLDLKKAIRRFMELKQQREGGVKHISWKYVWRTYYLVFQGEKLEDDKTRLKDYGIRNRDEVTFMKHLRKK; encoded by the exons ATGGAGGAGCAGAGTCCTGACACTGAAACTGCTGCAGGAGTAGCTCAGTGtgtgaaagaggaggaggaggaggaggaggagaagaaaaaggaggtggaggagaaggagaaccaggcagaagaggaggaggaggaagaagatgtggaggctcTTCCTCACTCAGAAATCCTGGACATCTTCGAGGAAGGACTGGCTCAACTTGTGCAGGACCCTTTACTGTGTGACCTGCCAATCCAG GTGACTCTAGAGGAGGTGAATTCTCAGATCGCTCTGGAGTACGGTCAGGCCATGACCGTGAGAGTGTTGAAGGCCGACGGCGACGTGATGC CCATAGTGGTCGTGCAGAACGCGACTGTCCTGGATCTGAAGAAAGCCATTCGTAGATTCATGGAGCTGAAACAACAGCGTGAAGGCGGAGTGAAGCACATCAgctg GAAATATGTGTGGAGAACGTACTATTTAGTGTTTCAGGGGGAAAAACTTGAGGACGACAAGACAAGGCTTAAAGA TTATGGAATCAGAAACAGAGATGAAGTGACGTTCATGAAACATCTGAGGAAAAAGTGA